Proteins co-encoded in one Arthrobacter alpinus genomic window:
- a CDS encoding vWA domain-containing protein, which translates to MALKYWWLLALGLAALAAVVVVLWRRRTATSNHLPVAHAERLTALPSYQRAVKRRRKWLTTAVAAVAVLAVSLLVAAARPVTERTSIPEQLNRDIILCLDVSGSMLDTDEAIVSVFAKLVEKFKGERIGLTIFDSTAVTVFPLTDDYDFVAEELKIAQKALSVDSASFEYFAGTYEAPGSSLIGDGLASCINGFPAVADSKRSRSVVLATDNLLAGKPLFSLSEATSLAQKADIRIYALNPNDYGADTLFGKAADGLKKTASVTGGAYYALKSESAVPAIVQKVQATEAALLKGAPQRTLLDNPGWPLGVALVSLLVLLTAGWRLRR; encoded by the coding sequence ATGGCGCTGAAATATTGGTGGCTCCTGGCCCTGGGACTTGCTGCTCTCGCCGCTGTTGTGGTGGTCTTGTGGCGTCGTCGTACAGCCACCAGTAACCATCTTCCGGTGGCCCATGCCGAGCGGCTCACAGCCCTTCCGTCATACCAGCGCGCCGTGAAACGGCGCAGGAAGTGGCTCACCACAGCCGTGGCCGCCGTAGCCGTACTGGCGGTGTCGCTCCTAGTGGCAGCGGCACGCCCCGTCACCGAACGCACCAGCATTCCCGAACAGCTCAACCGGGACATTATTTTGTGCCTGGACGTCTCCGGTTCAATGCTGGACACCGACGAAGCGATTGTGAGTGTGTTTGCCAAGCTGGTGGAAAAATTCAAGGGCGAACGGATTGGCCTGACCATTTTTGATTCAACCGCTGTCACGGTGTTCCCGCTCACGGACGATTATGATTTTGTGGCCGAAGAGCTCAAGATCGCCCAGAAGGCGCTGAGTGTGGATTCCGCCTCCTTTGAGTACTTTGCTGGCACCTACGAGGCACCAGGGTCCTCGCTTATTGGTGACGGACTGGCCAGTTGTATCAACGGCTTCCCCGCCGTCGCCGACTCGAAACGGTCCAGATCGGTGGTCCTGGCTACCGACAACCTGTTAGCCGGAAAGCCACTCTTTAGCTTGTCTGAAGCCACTTCCTTGGCCCAGAAGGCGGACATTCGGATCTACGCCTTGAACCCTAATGACTACGGGGCCGACACGCTGTTTGGCAAAGCCGCGGATGGTCTTAAAAAGACTGCCTCGGTGACTGGCGGTGCCTACTATGCCCTGAAGTCTGAGTCAGCGGTTCCTGCCATTGTGCAAAAAGTACAGGCCACAGAAGCGGCACTCCTCAAGGGAGCTCCCCAGCGCACCTTGTTGGATAATCCTGGCTGGCCACTGGGGGTGGCCCTGGTGTCCTTGCTGGTTTTGCTCACCGCGGGCTGGAGGCTGCGGCGATGA
- a CDS encoding vWA domain-containing protein, whose product MTLLPILPIWLFIILAVLLVAGATFLLAKGATPARWRYSALVVLVLIAGARPGLVGASAPVANTELNVYFVVDVTPSVAAEDYNGKSPRLDGMKEDIRALATELAGARFSLLTFDSTAQVTMPLTTDATALDTMTQVLTPKAVYISQGSSISVANQLLAQRLAAAAKAHPERPRLVFYLGDGEQTADSAPEPFKENVELIDGGAVLGYGTEAGAKMREFSFSSGSPGGYILDKSKNYQPAISRIDEKALAGIAEQLHVPYVHRDQPGNISAALGKASPKATASAPEGMDSRPGAGRTELYWIFALAAFGVAAWELVSLNRAYRQMRNPGKERS is encoded by the coding sequence ATGACTCTCCTTCCGATCTTGCCGATCTGGCTCTTCATAATCCTGGCTGTGCTGCTGGTGGCCGGAGCCACCTTCTTACTGGCCAAGGGTGCCACGCCAGCACGCTGGCGTTATAGTGCTTTGGTGGTGCTCGTGCTGATTGCCGGTGCACGTCCGGGGCTGGTGGGCGCCAGCGCACCCGTGGCGAACACCGAACTCAATGTGTACTTTGTGGTTGACGTAACACCCAGTGTTGCCGCCGAGGATTACAACGGAAAATCACCGCGGTTGGACGGCATGAAGGAAGATATCCGGGCTCTCGCCACCGAACTGGCCGGGGCCCGGTTCTCACTGCTCACCTTCGACTCCACCGCGCAGGTAACCATGCCCCTGACCACCGATGCCACGGCACTGGACACGATGACCCAAGTCCTCACGCCCAAGGCCGTGTACATCTCCCAAGGGAGCAGTATCAGCGTGGCCAACCAACTCCTGGCCCAGAGGCTGGCCGCAGCAGCCAAGGCTCACCCCGAACGGCCGCGCTTGGTGTTTTATTTGGGCGACGGCGAACAGACAGCGGATTCTGCCCCGGAGCCATTTAAAGAAAATGTGGAGCTGATTGACGGCGGTGCCGTGCTCGGTTACGGGACCGAAGCGGGGGCAAAAATGCGCGAATTCAGCTTCAGCAGCGGTTCCCCCGGTGGTTACATCTTGGACAAGTCAAAAAACTACCAACCCGCCATTTCACGCATTGACGAGAAGGCACTGGCCGGCATAGCCGAGCAGTTGCATGTGCCCTACGTCCACCGAGACCAGCCAGGGAACATTTCCGCGGCATTGGGGAAAGCGAGCCCGAAGGCAACCGCCTCCGCACCCGAGGGAATGGACTCACGCCCCGGTGCTGGGCGCACGGAGCTGTACTGGATCTTTGCTTTGGCCGCCTTTGGGGTAGCAGCCTGGGAACTTGTTTCACTCAACCGTGCCTACCGGCAGATGCGAAACCCGGGTAAGGAGCGCTCATGA
- the metE gene encoding 5-methyltetrahydropteroyltriglutamate--homocysteine S-methyltransferase: MSNTSAFPAASLLGYPRIGRRRELKKAIEGFWAGKIDATELDTAAKEIQLGTARRLAELGLSEAGAIPGTFSYYDQVLDAITHIGAVPARFGELRNANGQLDINAYFTLARGTVEQQPLEMTKWFDTNYHYLVPEIGPETTFSLTSTRVVEQFEYALANGFETRPYLVGPVTFLLLSKASDEAPADFNPLSRLEDVLPVYVELLSRLGAAGASWVQLDEPALVADQDVPLAEIQAAVARSYEVLGAAASRPQILVSTPFGALQELLPTLAGAPIEALHIDAFKGAVPAASELALLAGKTVVAGVVDGHNIWLNDLAESAARLDTLKAAGLTVTVSTSTSTQHVPHDVTEETQLSAELRSWLAFADQKVTEVVTLAAHLADPASSADAIAHASAIIASRAVAAGVNRPEVRARLAALTPADFNRSAYEVREAAQEAALALPPLPTTTIGSFPQTGEIRSARARANKGAISSDEYTTLMKDEIKRVVELQEELDFDVLVHGEPERNDMVQYFAENLEGFDVTVHGWVQSYGSRCTRPSILWGDVTREKAITVSWAEYAQSLTNKPMKGMLTGPVTILAWSFVRDDQPLGDTANQVGLALRDEIADLEAAGIKIIQVDEPALRELLPLRRADQAAYLDWSVNSFRLSTAGAGDATQIHTHLCYSEFGVIIDAIDGLDADVTSIEAARSRMDVVNDLEAHGFGRGVGPGVYDIHSPRVPGQAEVSELLGTAVKHVPARQLWVNPDCGLKTRGYAETEESLRNLVKATKEVRAQLVSHTH, translated from the coding sequence ATGTCAAACACCTCTGCATTCCCCGCCGCCTCCCTGCTGGGCTACCCTCGCATTGGCCGCCGCCGCGAACTCAAGAAGGCCATCGAGGGCTTCTGGGCGGGAAAGATTGACGCCACCGAGCTGGATACGGCGGCCAAGGAAATTCAGTTGGGCACCGCCCGCCGCCTGGCCGAGCTGGGCCTGAGCGAAGCTGGCGCCATTCCCGGCACCTTCTCTTACTATGATCAGGTCCTGGACGCCATCACCCACATCGGCGCCGTCCCGGCCCGCTTTGGTGAACTGCGCAACGCCAATGGTCAGCTGGACATCAACGCCTACTTCACCCTGGCCCGTGGCACGGTTGAGCAGCAGCCACTGGAAATGACCAAGTGGTTCGACACCAACTACCACTACCTGGTGCCGGAGATCGGCCCGGAGACGACCTTCTCGCTCACCTCAACCCGCGTGGTGGAACAGTTCGAGTACGCTCTGGCCAACGGTTTTGAAACCCGTCCGTACCTGGTTGGCCCGGTTACGTTCTTGCTGTTGAGCAAGGCCAGCGATGAGGCTCCGGCAGACTTCAACCCGCTGTCCCGTCTGGAAGACGTGCTGCCGGTCTATGTTGAACTGCTGAGCCGCCTCGGCGCCGCCGGTGCCAGCTGGGTTCAGTTGGATGAGCCGGCGCTGGTAGCCGATCAGGATGTGCCGCTCGCCGAGATTCAGGCTGCTGTTGCCCGCAGCTACGAGGTGCTCGGCGCAGCAGCTTCCCGCCCGCAGATCCTTGTCTCCACCCCGTTCGGCGCCCTGCAGGAACTGCTGCCCACCCTGGCCGGCGCACCCATCGAGGCTCTGCACATTGACGCCTTCAAGGGGGCCGTGCCCGCAGCTAGCGAACTGGCCCTGCTGGCCGGCAAGACCGTAGTTGCAGGTGTTGTGGATGGTCACAATATCTGGCTCAACGACCTGGCCGAATCCGCTGCCCGGCTGGATACCTTGAAGGCTGCCGGCCTCACGGTCACCGTCTCCACCTCTACCTCCACCCAGCACGTCCCGCATGACGTCACCGAGGAAACCCAGCTGTCGGCGGAACTGCGCAGCTGGTTGGCGTTTGCAGATCAGAAGGTCACCGAAGTGGTGACGCTCGCCGCGCACCTGGCGGACCCGGCGTCGTCCGCTGACGCCATTGCGCATGCATCCGCCATCATTGCCTCCCGCGCCGTGGCCGCAGGTGTCAACCGTCCCGAGGTGCGTGCCCGCTTGGCTGCACTGACCCCGGCCGACTTCAACCGCTCGGCGTATGAGGTGCGTGAGGCGGCGCAGGAAGCGGCGCTGGCACTGCCACCGCTGCCCACTACCACTATCGGTTCCTTCCCTCAGACCGGTGAAATCCGCTCGGCCCGTGCCCGCGCCAACAAGGGTGCCATCAGCTCTGATGAGTACACCACGCTGATGAAGGATGAGATCAAGCGCGTCGTAGAACTCCAGGAAGAGCTGGACTTTGATGTGTTGGTGCACGGCGAGCCCGAGCGCAACGACATGGTCCAGTACTTTGCTGAGAACCTTGAAGGCTTTGACGTGACTGTCCATGGCTGGGTTCAGTCGTACGGCAGCCGCTGCACCCGTCCTTCCATCCTCTGGGGCGATGTGACCCGCGAGAAGGCCATCACGGTTTCCTGGGCCGAATATGCCCAGTCACTGACCAACAAGCCCATGAAGGGCATGCTCACCGGTCCTGTCACCATTCTGGCGTGGAGCTTTGTCCGCGATGATCAGCCCTTGGGCGACACCGCCAACCAGGTGGGTCTGGCGCTCCGTGATGAGATCGCGGATCTGGAAGCCGCCGGTATCAAGATCATCCAGGTGGACGAGCCCGCCCTGCGCGAACTGCTTCCGCTGCGCCGCGCAGACCAGGCCGCCTACCTGGACTGGTCGGTCAACTCCTTCCGCCTTTCCACTGCCGGCGCGGGCGACGCCACCCAGATTCACACCCACCTGTGCTACTCCGAATTTGGGGTCATCATCGACGCCATTGACGGACTGGATGCCGATGTGACCTCCATTGAGGCGGCCCGCTCCCGCATGGACGTTGTCAACGACCTCGAGGCACACGGCTTTGGCCGCGGTGTTGGTCCGGGCGTCTACGACATCCACAGCCCCCGCGTCCCAGGACAGGCTGAGGTCTCCGAACTGCTCGGCACCGCCGTCAAGCACGTCCCGGCCCGCCAGCTCTGGGTCAACCCGGACTGCGGCTTGAAGACCCGCGGCTACGCCGAGACCGAAGAGTCCCTGCGTAACTTGGTCAAGGCCACGAAGGAAGTTCGCGCCCAGCTCGTCTCGCACACGCACTAG
- a CDS encoding aldehyde dehydrogenase family protein: MSVQESVAAARAVFKSGTTKPLAWRIQQLQAMNSMLVERRDEFTAALAADLGKHPAESWLTELGFLTSDIAHTLKHLEGWLKPRKVPVPLALAPARARTVLEPLGVVLVIAPWNYPIQLLLAPMIGALAAGNTVVGKPSEMAPACSAALARWIPEYLEGAVTIVEGGVPETTMLLEEHFDHIFYTGNGRVGRIVMAAAAKHLTPVTLELGGKSPVYIDESVDMIAAARRIAWGKFMNAGQTCVAPDYVLGTDAALAKLAKELPLAIEDLYGAEPAHSLAYGRIVNDGAFARITGLLAHDLADDAGSALVSGGSSDAATRYIEPTVLHVDAAAELMAEEIFGPVLPLLTVGSAAEAIAFINERDKPLALYVFSSDERVRADFMEQTSSGALNFGVPVAHLSIPGLPFGGVGESGMGSYHGQLSVESFSHHKAVLDKPLSPDTLSLIYPPYGAVKKQIIKRLVAPAKKARKS, from the coding sequence ATGAGTGTACAAGAGAGCGTCGCAGCAGCACGGGCAGTCTTCAAGAGCGGAACCACCAAGCCCCTGGCGTGGCGGATACAGCAGTTGCAAGCCATGAACAGCATGCTCGTTGAACGCCGGGACGAGTTCACCGCTGCCTTGGCCGCCGATCTGGGCAAACACCCGGCAGAGTCATGGCTGACCGAGCTTGGCTTCCTCACTTCGGACATCGCTCACACCCTCAAGCACCTCGAAGGCTGGCTGAAACCGCGCAAGGTTCCTGTGCCCCTGGCCCTGGCGCCCGCCCGGGCAAGAACGGTTCTTGAGCCACTCGGCGTCGTGCTGGTCATTGCACCGTGGAATTACCCGATCCAGCTGCTGCTGGCTCCCATGATCGGTGCGCTCGCAGCCGGCAACACTGTGGTGGGCAAGCCCAGCGAGATGGCACCTGCCTGCTCGGCGGCACTGGCCCGCTGGATCCCGGAATACCTCGAGGGCGCAGTGACCATCGTGGAAGGTGGCGTGCCGGAGACCACCATGCTGCTCGAGGAGCACTTCGACCACATCTTCTACACCGGCAATGGCCGCGTGGGACGCATTGTGATGGCCGCCGCCGCCAAGCACCTGACGCCCGTGACGTTGGAACTGGGCGGAAAATCGCCCGTCTACATTGACGAGTCCGTGGACATGATTGCCGCCGCGCGCCGGATCGCCTGGGGTAAGTTCATGAACGCTGGGCAGACCTGTGTGGCCCCGGATTATGTGCTGGGCACCGACGCGGCTTTGGCCAAGCTCGCCAAAGAACTGCCGCTGGCCATCGAGGACCTTTACGGCGCGGAGCCGGCGCACAGCTTGGCCTACGGCAGGATTGTCAATGACGGCGCCTTTGCCCGGATCACCGGACTCTTGGCCCATGATCTTGCGGACGACGCCGGATCGGCTCTTGTCAGTGGGGGGAGCTCGGACGCGGCTACGCGCTACATCGAACCGACCGTGCTCCATGTGGATGCCGCGGCCGAGTTGATGGCGGAGGAGATCTTTGGCCCAGTGCTGCCGTTGCTCACAGTGGGTTCCGCGGCGGAGGCCATTGCCTTCATCAACGAGCGGGACAAGCCGCTTGCGCTGTATGTCTTTAGCAGCGATGAACGCGTGCGGGCGGACTTCATGGAACAAACCTCCTCCGGTGCACTGAACTTCGGAGTCCCCGTGGCGCATCTGTCCATTCCGGGTCTGCCGTTTGGCGGGGTGGGGGAGAGCGGCATGGGAAGCTACCACGGTCAGCTTTCGGTAGAGTCCTTCTCCCACCATAAGGCTGTGCTGGATAAGCCGCTGTCCCCGGACACCCTCTCGCTGATCTACCCGCCGTACGGTGCGGTGAAGAAGCAGATCATCAAGCGTCTTGTGGCACCGGCGAAGAAGGCCAGGAAGTCTTAG
- a CDS encoding LysR family transcriptional regulator, translating into MINPLHLRTLLEVVRRGSFAAAATRLGYTASAVSQQMATLERDSGVQLFQRTARSVQPTDAALVMVRHATKVLTDIDALLAASARTEAGTGQDLRLGIFPSLATHVLPRLLASPQWPELGINLHVSVGEPQQTIGGLRTDGELDVALVYQVGQSGLAWPHSLNRQWIGDDNFRVVLPKSWGIQPGSVMEAAQLSDMPWIMHHPGTSDAAVIERLFASCNLHPRVAVYSDDFNASLQLAGVGLGAALVPELALQGRAENVVVLDVPEIRLARNIFALLINDSRTARVELFVDKLAGILAEVTGTSHVDLKQ; encoded by the coding sequence GTGATCAACCCGCTGCACCTGCGGACCTTGCTCGAAGTTGTCCGCCGCGGTTCCTTTGCCGCCGCGGCCACACGACTGGGGTACACGGCGTCGGCCGTTTCACAGCAGATGGCCACCTTGGAGCGCGACAGTGGGGTGCAACTTTTCCAACGCACCGCCCGCAGTGTGCAGCCAACGGATGCCGCCCTGGTCATGGTGCGGCACGCAACCAAGGTACTGACGGACATTGATGCCCTGCTGGCTGCGAGCGCCAGGACCGAGGCGGGCACGGGTCAGGACCTGCGGCTGGGCATCTTCCCTTCATTGGCTACCCATGTGTTGCCACGGCTGCTGGCCAGCCCGCAATGGCCGGAGCTGGGGATCAACTTGCATGTTTCGGTTGGCGAGCCGCAGCAGACCATTGGCGGTTTGCGGACGGACGGCGAACTTGATGTTGCGTTGGTGTATCAAGTGGGGCAATCTGGGCTGGCGTGGCCGCACAGCCTCAACCGGCAGTGGATCGGCGACGATAACTTCAGGGTGGTGCTGCCCAAGTCGTGGGGTATCCAGCCCGGATCGGTCATGGAGGCCGCTCAACTTTCTGACATGCCGTGGATCATGCATCACCCGGGGACCAGCGATGCTGCGGTGATCGAGCGGCTGTTTGCCAGCTGTAATCTGCATCCGCGCGTGGCTGTTTACAGTGATGATTTCAACGCCAGCCTGCAGCTAGCTGGCGTGGGGCTGGGTGCGGCCCTGGTGCCCGAGCTGGCCTTGCAAGGGCGGGCCGAAAACGTGGTGGTCCTGGATGTTCCGGAGATCCGGCTGGCCCGGAACATCTTTGCCCTGCTCATCAATGACAGCCGCACGGCCCGGGTGGAGCTGTTTGTGGACAAGCTGGCCGGCATCCTCGCCGAGGTGACTGGCACCAGCCATGTGGACCTCAAACAGTAA
- the nrdH gene encoding glutaredoxin-like protein NrdH, giving the protein MTVTVYTKPACVQCNATYRALDKKGITYKSVDISTDPEALEHVLSLGYQQAPVVITDADHWSGFRPDKIAELAAAVKSDAVMESVSVA; this is encoded by the coding sequence ATGACCGTTACGGTTTACACCAAACCTGCATGTGTCCAGTGCAATGCCACCTACCGCGCCTTGGATAAAAAGGGCATCACCTACAAGAGCGTGGACATCTCCACCGATCCGGAAGCGCTCGAGCATGTGCTCAGCCTGGGTTACCAGCAGGCACCTGTTGTGATCACCGATGCTGATCACTGGTCAGGCTTCCGCCCGGACAAGATCGCCGAACTGGCTGCCGCCGTCAAAAGCGATGCTGTCATGGAAAGCGTCAGCGTAGCTTAA
- the nrdI gene encoding class Ib ribonucleoside-diphosphate reductase assembly flavoprotein NrdI gives MSAVAAEAAVGEITSRTTSSRLIYFSSASDNTHRFMMKLGGDVARLPIFTYEETLLAQEPFVLVLPTYGGENRLGAVPKQVIKFLNVEQNRKLIRGVIGAGNTNFGETYCLAGDIVAEKCHVQHLYRFELMGTSEDVDRVREGLEEFWTRLSQTKKLL, from the coding sequence ATGTCAGCCGTTGCAGCAGAAGCCGCAGTAGGTGAGATAACTTCTCGAACCACCAGCAGCCGGCTGATCTATTTTTCCTCAGCCTCTGACAACACCCACCGTTTCATGATGAAACTGGGAGGTGACGTGGCCCGATTGCCAATTTTTACCTACGAAGAAACCCTCCTGGCCCAAGAGCCATTTGTCTTGGTCCTGCCCACCTATGGTGGGGAGAATCGGCTGGGGGCAGTACCAAAGCAAGTCATCAAGTTCCTCAATGTGGAACAAAACCGGAAGTTGATCCGCGGCGTCATCGGCGCGGGAAACACCAACTTCGGGGAAACGTATTGCCTCGCCGGGGACATCGTCGCCGAGAAGTGCCACGTACAGCATTTATACCGTTTTGAACTCATGGGCACATCTGAGGATGTCGACCGGGTTCGCGAAGGATTGGAAGAATTTTGGACACGATTGTCTCAGACCAAGAAGTTGCTGTGA
- the nrdE gene encoding class 1b ribonucleoside-diphosphate reductase subunit alpha has translation MPAAWEGMSYHELNAMLNLYNSKGEIQFDADKAAARQYFLQHVNNNTVFFHDLEEKLEYLVKNEYYERETLDQYSMNFIRGLFQQAYKKKFRFETFLGAFKFYTSYTLKTFDGNRFLERYEDRVCMVALHLARGNEELALKIVDEIIDGRFQPATPTFLNAGKAQRGELVSCFLLRIEDNMESIGRSINSALQLSKRGGGVAFALTNIREVGAPIKQIENQSSGVIPVMKLLEDSFSYANQLGARQGAGAVYLHAHHPDINRFLDTKRENADEKVRIKTLSLGVVIPDITFELAKRDEDMYLFSPYDVEKVYGVPFSDISVTEKYYEMVDDSRIKKTKIKAREFFQTLAEIQFESGYPYIMFEDTVNRENPIEGKIIMSNLCSEILQVSAPTTYNDDLSYNEIGKDISCNLGSLNIAKAMDSPNLGNTIETAIRALSAVSDMSNITSVPSIAKGNDDSHAIGLGQMNLHGYLARERVHYGSEEGLDFTNIYFYTVVYHAIRASNLLAIETASTFAGFENSTYASGVFFDKYTDGEWVPQTAKVVELFDGVHIPTQEDWRALKASVMEHGIYNQNLQAVPPTGSISYINNSTSSIHPIASMIEIRKEGKLGRVYYPAPYLSNDNLEYYKDAYEIGFEKVIDTYAAATQHVDQGLSLTLFFKDTATTRDINKAQIYAWRKGIKTIYYIRLRQLALEGTEVENCVSCQL, from the coding sequence ATGCCCGCGGCATGGGAGGGCATGAGCTACCACGAGCTCAACGCCATGCTCAACCTGTATAACTCCAAGGGTGAAATCCAGTTCGACGCGGACAAAGCCGCTGCCCGCCAGTACTTCCTGCAGCACGTGAACAACAACACCGTGTTCTTCCACGACCTGGAAGAAAAGCTCGAATACCTGGTGAAGAACGAGTACTACGAGCGCGAGACGCTGGACCAGTACTCCATGAACTTCATCCGCGGACTGTTCCAGCAGGCCTACAAGAAGAAGTTCCGCTTCGAGACTTTCCTTGGCGCCTTCAAGTTCTACACGTCCTACACGCTGAAGACTTTTGACGGCAACCGCTTCCTGGAGCGCTACGAGGACCGTGTGTGCATGGTCGCCCTGCACCTGGCCCGTGGCAACGAAGAACTGGCCTTGAAGATTGTCGATGAAATCATCGACGGCCGCTTCCAGCCCGCCACCCCCACCTTCTTGAACGCCGGCAAGGCACAGCGCGGCGAGCTCGTCTCCTGCTTCCTGCTGCGTATCGAAGACAACATGGAGTCCATTGGCCGCTCCATCAACTCCGCCCTGCAGCTATCCAAGCGCGGCGGTGGCGTGGCCTTCGCACTGACCAACATCCGCGAGGTTGGCGCGCCGATCAAGCAGATCGAGAACCAGTCCTCCGGCGTCATCCCCGTGATGAAGCTTCTTGAAGACAGCTTCTCCTACGCTAACCAGCTCGGTGCCCGCCAGGGTGCAGGAGCTGTGTACCTGCACGCTCACCACCCCGACATCAACCGCTTCTTGGACACCAAGCGCGAGAACGCTGATGAAAAGGTTCGCATCAAGACCCTTTCCTTGGGCGTTGTCATCCCGGATATCACCTTTGAGCTGGCCAAGCGCGATGAGGACATGTACTTGTTCTCCCCGTACGACGTCGAAAAGGTCTACGGCGTGCCGTTCTCCGACATTTCGGTCACCGAGAAGTACTACGAAATGGTGGACGACTCCCGGATCAAGAAGACCAAGATCAAGGCGCGTGAGTTCTTCCAGACCCTCGCCGAGATCCAGTTCGAGTCCGGCTACCCGTACATCATGTTTGAAGACACGGTGAACCGCGAAAACCCCATCGAGGGCAAGATCATCATGAGCAACCTGTGCTCGGAGATCCTGCAGGTTTCAGCGCCCACCACGTACAACGATGACCTCTCGTACAACGAGATTGGCAAGGACATCTCCTGCAACCTGGGCTCGCTGAACATTGCCAAGGCCATGGATTCCCCCAACCTAGGCAACACCATTGAGACGGCCATCCGAGCGCTTTCCGCGGTATCGGACATGTCCAACATCACCAGCGTTCCCTCCATTGCCAAGGGCAACGACGATTCGCACGCCATTGGTCTGGGCCAGATGAACCTGCACGGCTACCTTGCCCGTGAGCGCGTCCACTATGGTTCCGAAGAGGGCCTGGACTTCACCAACATCTACTTCTACACGGTGGTGTACCACGCAATCCGGGCCTCCAACCTGTTGGCGATCGAAACCGCCAGCACGTTTGCCGGCTTCGAGAACTCCACCTACGCCAGCGGTGTGTTCTTCGACAAGTACACCGACGGCGAGTGGGTTCCGCAGACCGCCAAGGTAGTTGAGCTGTTCGACGGCGTCCACATTCCTACCCAGGAAGACTGGCGTGCGCTGAAGGCCTCCGTCATGGAGCACGGCATCTACAACCAGAACCTGCAGGCCGTCCCGCCCACAGGATCCATCAGCTACATCAACAACTCCACCTCCTCGATCCACCCGATCGCCTCCATGATTGAGATCCGGAAGGAAGGCAAGCTGGGACGCGTTTACTACCCGGCCCCCTACCTGAGCAACGACAACCTTGAGTACTACAAGGATGCGTACGAGATCGGCTTCGAGAAGGTCATCGACACCTACGCCGCCGCCACGCAGCACGTGGACCAGGGCCTGTCCCTGACACTGTTCTTCAAGGACACCGCCACCACGCGTGACATCAACAAGGCGCAGATTTACGCCTGGCGCAAGGGCATCAAGACCATCTACTACATCCGCCTTCGCCAGCTCGCGCTGGAAGGGACGGAAGTTGAAAACTGTGTCTCCTGCCAACTGTAG
- the nrdF gene encoding class 1b ribonucleoside-diphosphate reductase subunit beta produces MTPDKLKLAGHVKAINWNRIEDDKDVEVWNRLCNNFWLPEKVPLSNDVQSWATLTPEEQLLTMRVFTGLTLLDTLQGTVGAVSLIPDAITQHEEAVYTNIAFMESVHAKSYSSIFSTLASTKEIDEAFRWSVENVNLQKKAQIIESYYYGDDPLKRKIASTLLESFLFYSGFYLPMYWSSRAKLTNTADLIRLIIRDEAVHGYYIGYKYQKGLEKVSEERREELKAWTFELMFELYENEVQYTHDLYDAVGLAEDVKKFLHYNANKALMNLGYEAMFPAAVTDVSPAILSALSPNSDENHDFFSGSGSSYVIGKAVNTEDDDWDF; encoded by the coding sequence ATGACACCGGACAAGCTGAAGTTGGCGGGCCACGTGAAGGCCATCAACTGGAACCGCATCGAGGACGACAAGGACGTTGAAGTCTGGAACCGCCTGTGCAACAACTTTTGGCTGCCGGAGAAGGTGCCGCTGTCCAACGACGTCCAGTCCTGGGCTACATTGACGCCGGAAGAGCAGCTGCTCACCATGCGTGTGTTCACCGGCCTGACCTTGCTGGACACCCTGCAGGGTACGGTGGGCGCCGTCTCGCTGATCCCTGACGCCATCACCCAGCATGAGGAAGCCGTCTACACGAACATTGCGTTCATGGAATCGGTGCACGCCAAGAGCTACTCCTCGATCTTCTCCACGCTGGCCTCCACGAAGGAAATCGACGAGGCTTTCCGCTGGTCGGTGGAGAACGTGAACCTGCAGAAGAAGGCTCAGATCATTGAGTCCTACTACTACGGTGACGATCCGCTCAAGCGCAAGATTGCCTCCACGCTGCTGGAGTCCTTCCTGTTCTACTCGGGCTTTTACCTGCCCATGTACTGGTCCTCACGTGCCAAGCTGACAAACACCGCTGACTTGATCCGTTTGATTATTCGCGATGAGGCCGTGCACGGCTACTACATCGGCTACAAGTACCAGAAGGGCTTGGAAAAGGTCTCCGAGGAGCGCCGTGAAGAGCTGAAGGCCTGGACCTTCGAGCTGATGTTTGAACTCTACGAAAACGAAGTTCAGTACACGCACGATCTGTACGACGCTGTTGGCCTGGCCGAGGACGTCAAGAAGTTCCTGCACTACAACGCCAATAAGGCGCTCATGAACCTGGGCTATGAGGCCATGTTCCCGGCCGCTGTGACCGATGTAAGTCCGGCCATCCTGTCGGCGCTCTCACCGAACTCGGATGAGAACCACGACTTCTTCTCCGGTTCGGGTTCCTCTTACGTCATCGGCAAGGCTGTAAATACCGAAGATGACGACTGGGACTTCTAG